The window GGATTTTCCTTCACATCATCCACGGCTGGTACGCGCTTGATCGAGCGGTCATAAGTAGACACTTGAGCCTCAGTTTTGTGCCCACTAATTTTTTGTTTATCTTTGCTTGTACCGCCAACATCGCTGATCGCCTTGGCTTTGATGTCGTGAAAAGTAAAGTCTAGCGGCCAACTAGATTGCTCTCTGGCCTTCTTCATGAGGTCTTGCCACGCCGAATCGAAGCCGCTTGCCGTGTAGGGATGACCATCGGTTTTGACGACAATATAGGGCCGCAGAGAATTATTGCTCAGTGTCTCAGCCATTTTTATTGCCTTAACAAGACGCTTCGACCACAACTTAATTTGCTTAACGCCAGTCTTTCCTTGCTGAATGAAAATTCCGTCATCCTGAACTTGAGACCATTTCATGATCAGCACATCACCCTTTCTTGCTGCACATAAATAGCTCAGTTCCATGGCAACCTTGATCGTTTGGGGCGCCAGTCTATAAACCAGCTCGTATTCTGAGTCAGTGATGTACTTATCGCGGGCCCGTTCTGTGAATTGCTTGACGCCTTTGCATGGATTTAACTTCACTTTCCCGCGCTCGTAGGCCCAGCGGTAAGACCGAGAGAAAAACGCCTTTTCACGGTTAGCTTGCACTCGGGAACTGAGTCCGCGCTTATCCATGTAAGCACGAATATGCTTCGGCTCGACCCGTTCTGCATCCATTTTACCAAACACTAAAATGATATTTTTGCTGTTCTTGCGGTAGTCACTTTTTGTTGCCGGAGACAAATCTTTGTAATCAGAAGATCCAAAAAATTCATCAATTAGTTTCGAGACTGTATAAGACAGGGTGTTTTCGTTAATTAATTTTTCGTATTCGTACCAAACAAATGATTGCGCCTTATCTGCGCTACACAATTTGATAGCCCCGCCACCGCGAGGCCGAAAGAAATAAGAAGGTCCTTTTAAATAAACTCTTGGCGGCATCCAGTTATCTTCTGGATTCTTTCTTGATCGCTTCATCCCAGCGCCTCCAGATTAAAGCCGATATCTTCCTGAATAGGCTTTGCTTGAACCATAGAAAGCCAAGGCCAGGTAGTGCGAATATGTCCATCTCTTCGAATGCTATATCTAATACCCATTCCATCGAGCACCATGCGCTGCTTTGACGGTAACACGTAGCCAGTCAGTTCAACCAACTCGGCTTCAGTTAAAATAAAGTTAGTATCCATGACGAACTCCATAGAGATATCCCGGAAAAACGATCCGATTATTTGCTGTTGACAGATTTAAAGTAGAGAAGTGGCTATTTGGTTGGAGTTTTTACTTAACCGTTATTCCGGCCTGCTTTAATATGCCTTCAATAAGCTCTTTATATTTAAAAATGATTTCTTCATCACCAAAATCATCGGTGTTTGGTAATTCAACAACTACACTTGCTTTCGCCTTATTCCAAAACTCTTCCGCAACATCTTTAATTGATACTGTTTGGCCGAAAACAAATTTACGCTCAGCCCACGCCTTTTCAAATTGCTCTTTTGATTTATCCATATTTATTCACCACCATGCAAGTTATCAAAAACCATCCAGCGCACCATGCGATATATAGCTCAACTGCAGTGTTTATCATCATTAGCCGCCTTATTGCTTTGATGATTATTGCAAATGACAACCACAGTTCCGTCATCATCCTTTTTCAGTCTCCGCATTTTACTGAAATCGAGATGAGAACAATCAGATTGTGCATTTAAACAGGATTGGCACATGCGGCCAGATGGCCTGTATTTTTTCATCACTCACCATCCTTTGCTGGAGTTTTCTGATTCATAATTTTGCGATACGCAGCACGAGCTACAATCTCAATGCTGTGGGCTGTTATATTTGATTTTGGATGAATATCGTCAATCATTGAATCAACAAACTCTTCTTCCAGCCGCGCTGCCTTTTCTTCTTGTGTTTCGATGGGTACGTAATACTGCATAAACTCGTCATGACGTAAAACGTCTGGATCAACACCATTATTTGCATCAATTACAATGTGCGTTGCTGTTACGGCTATTACTGATTTAACTAATTTGGATTGGCAGTGTCTGCACTCGCCACCAACCTCCGGCAGCATCCCCGCCTTCCAATCTGCTCGTGCCCATATTGGCGTGTGCATGATGCGGCGAAGAGCGATTAAATTCCCGTCCACGGACGGAACTTCATTAATATCTGTAAGCCAACAAAAATCATTTTCACCATATTGGATGATCGCAACCACAACGTCCGTGGCCTCTTTGAATTTTTGTTCATCACCAATAAGGTATTCGAATTTAACTTCTTCACTCACAAAACCGTCCTGTTATTTTAGAAACAACAAATGCTGTTAGCGATAGATCGGCAGCAATGCATAAGATATAAATTTCGGCTATATGTTCAGCTTTCATTTATCCTTTTCACTTTTACATGCTCTGGAAAACAGGCTGGAGTTTTATTGGTTATTGAGTTGGCTGGTTTGCCGCATATATGGCAAGGACCATATGGATGTGAATTATTTGCATTCCAGTAAAGCTGGGCTGATTCATACCAATCTTCATCTGGTTCTGGAATTAAGCCGGGGCCGCAAAGGCTGTTGTATATCCACTTAAATCCTTCTTCATGCCCGTTATGCTCCGTTTCAATAATGCATGCCTGCATCGAAACAATCTTGTCATTTAGTAATTCGTAAGCTGATTTAATTTCTTTTTTATATAATTCTATTAATTCAATTATACATCTTCCATTTGGGGTGTTTATATCTCTAAGCCAGTCAAGCGATTGCTGTGTCGTTGGTTTTGGTAATTCATTTTGTTCAGATCTCATTTTTTTCCTCTTTATTTGATTTTACTATTGTCACTGATATGTTTTTATTAGCAATTTCAATAATCACCATCGCTGTTGCCATAAAAATCACAGCTGGAACAAACCCATCATCAATAAAAAAATTACACAACGCGGAAAAAATAACGCACCAATATGCATTGATGTATTTCAATTAACATTCTCCTTATGCTGCTTTCTCCAGTGCTTTTATAATTTGCATGGCTGCTATCGGCGGA of the uncultured Tolumonas sp. genome contains:
- a CDS encoding tyrosine-type recombinase/integrase, whose amino-acid sequence is MKRSRKNPEDNWMPPRVYLKGPSYFFRPRGGGAIKLCSADKAQSFVWYEYEKLINENTLSYTVSKLIDEFFGSSDYKDLSPATKSDYRKNSKNIILVFGKMDAERVEPKHIRAYMDKRGLSSRVQANREKAFFSRSYRWAYERGKVKLNPCKGVKQFTERARDKYITDSEYELVYRLAPQTIKVAMELSYLCAARKGDVLIMKWSQVQDDGIFIQQGKTGVKQIKLWSKRLVKAIKMAETLSNNSLRPYIVVKTDGHPYTASGFDSAWQDLMKKAREQSSWPLDFTFHDIKAKAISDVGGTSKDKQKISGHKTEAQVSTYDRSIKRVPAVDDVKENP
- a CDS encoding DUF4224 domain-containing protein, with the protein product MDTNFILTEAELVELTGYVLPSKQRMVLDGMGIRYSIRRDGHIRTTWPWLSMVQAKPIQEDIGFNLEALG